A DNA window from Leptolyngbya sp. KIOST-1 contains the following coding sequences:
- a CDS encoding NAD(P)/FAD-dependent oxidoreductase, with protein MADAPQQTQICILGGGFGGLYTALRLSQLPWEGNPPTITLVDCSDRFLFLPLLYELVTDELQAWEVAPPYVDLLAGTTVQFRQAEVAAVDLDQHRVSLSDGLTLTYDRLVLALGGTTPMDMAPGVAEHALAFRSLQDAYQLKDRLRLLTASDAEKIRVAVVGGGYSGVELACKVAEQLGDRGRVRLVERTDTILRASPEYNREVAQKVLSDLGVWVDLETAVDNVTADTISLTYREQTDILPVDLVLWTVGTRVNEVMANLPLKHNDRQQIVVQPTLESVDRPGVYALGDAADCRDAEGQQVPTTAQVALQQADFVGWNIWASLSDRPQLPFRYRHLGEMLTLGTSRATLTGLGVQLDGELAYVARRLAYLYRMPTFSHQVRVGINWMTKPLRDLLSAQS; from the coding sequence ATGGCAGACGCTCCCCAGCAAACGCAAATTTGTATTCTTGGCGGCGGCTTTGGCGGCCTCTACACCGCGCTGCGCCTGAGCCAGCTGCCCTGGGAAGGCAACCCGCCCACAATCACGCTGGTGGATTGCAGCGATCGCTTTCTGTTTTTGCCGCTGCTCTACGAGCTGGTCACCGATGAGCTGCAGGCCTGGGAGGTGGCCCCACCCTACGTCGATCTGCTGGCCGGGACTACCGTCCAGTTTCGCCAGGCGGAGGTCGCCGCCGTAGACCTCGACCAGCACCGCGTCAGCCTCAGCGATGGCCTCACCCTCACCTACGATCGCCTGGTGCTGGCCCTGGGCGGCACCACGCCAATGGACATGGCCCCCGGCGTGGCCGAGCACGCCCTTGCCTTTCGCTCTCTGCAAGATGCCTACCAGCTCAAAGATCGCCTGCGCCTGCTGACCGCCTCCGACGCCGAAAAAATTCGTGTCGCGGTGGTGGGCGGCGGCTACAGCGGCGTTGAGCTGGCCTGCAAAGTGGCCGAACAGCTGGGCGATCGTGGCCGGGTGCGGCTGGTCGAGCGCACTGATACAATTCTGCGTGCCTCCCCTGAGTACAACCGGGAAGTGGCCCAAAAAGTGCTCTCCGACCTGGGGGTGTGGGTCGATCTCGAAACTGCCGTCGACAACGTCACCGCCGACACCATTAGCCTGACCTACCGGGAGCAGACCGATATTTTGCCCGTGGATCTGGTGCTGTGGACCGTGGGCACCCGCGTCAACGAGGTGATGGCCAACCTGCCCCTGAAGCACAACGATCGCCAGCAGATTGTCGTGCAGCCCACCCTGGAGTCGGTCGATCGCCCTGGGGTCTACGCCCTAGGCGATGCCGCTGACTGTCGCGATGCCGAGGGCCAGCAGGTGCCCACCACCGCCCAGGTGGCGCTCCAGCAGGCCGACTTTGTCGGGTGGAATATCTGGGCCAGTTTGAGCGATCGCCCCCAGCTGCCCTTCCGCTACCGCCACCTGGGCGAAATGCTCACCCTGGGCACCAGCCGCGCCACCCTCACCGGGCTGGGCGTTCAGCTCGACGGCGAACTGGCCTACGTAGCCCGCCGTCTGGCCTACCTCTACCGCATGCCCACCTTCTCGCACCAGGTGCGGGTGGGCATTAACTGGATGACCAAACCCTTGCGCGATCTGCTCTCAGCCCAGTCCTGA
- a CDS encoding AzlC family ABC transporter permease: MASSTESVERSPQQEVLAGARDIIPLVVGAIPFGIIFGTLAQGSGLSFGATLGMSAFVFAGSSQFIALGLLAAGSTLPLIVLTTVVVNLRHLLYAASLLPYVEGASQRWRAVIGFLLTDESFAIAIRRYAQPDRSPHKHWYYLGAAGAMYGNWILCTLLGLTVGQLIPNAAAWGLDFAMVATFIGMTAPYAKTRPMVGAIAVAGLVAVLANGLPHKLGLMVAAIAGVATGYWLETQLIPSPQGKR, translated from the coding sequence TTGGCTAGCTCAACTGAGTCTGTAGAGCGATCGCCGCAGCAAGAGGTATTGGCTGGAGCGCGGGACATTATTCCCCTGGTTGTAGGGGCGATTCCCTTTGGGATTATCTTTGGCACCCTGGCCCAGGGCAGCGGGCTTTCCTTTGGGGCCACCCTGGGCATGTCGGCCTTTGTGTTTGCCGGGTCGTCGCAGTTTATCGCCCTGGGGCTGCTGGCGGCGGGCAGCACTCTGCCCCTAATTGTGCTCACCACGGTGGTCGTCAACCTGCGCCACCTGCTCTACGCCGCCAGCCTGCTGCCTTACGTGGAGGGCGCATCGCAGCGGTGGAGAGCGGTGATTGGCTTCCTGTTGACTGACGAATCCTTTGCGATCGCCATTCGTCGCTACGCACAGCCCGACCGCAGTCCCCACAAACACTGGTACTACCTGGGGGCCGCCGGGGCCATGTACGGCAACTGGATTCTGTGTACCCTGCTGGGGCTGACGGTGGGCCAGCTAATTCCCAACGCGGCGGCCTGGGGGCTGGACTTTGCCATGGTGGCCACCTTCATCGGCATGACCGCGCCCTATGCCAAAACGCGACCGATGGTGGGGGCGATCGCCGTCGCCGGGCTAGTGGCGGTGCTGGCCAATGGGTTGCCCCATAAACTGGGGCTAATGGTGGCGGCGATCGCCGGAGTCGCCACTGGCTACTGGCTCGAAACCCAACTCATCCCCAGCCCCCAGGGCAAACGGTAA
- a CDS encoding AzlD domain-containing protein: MNDWLLVAAMALVTFSIRYLLLAFSGRISLSPTLVRALGYVPPVVLTAIVVPAVVLPAGDLWLSWQNARLVGAIACVILAVWRQNLLLTIAGGMAVFWGWSWLVN, from the coding sequence ATGAACGACTGGCTCCTCGTCGCCGCTATGGCCCTGGTGACGTTTTCAATTCGCTACCTGCTGCTGGCCTTTAGCGGTCGCATTTCCCTGTCGCCGACCCTGGTGCGGGCTCTGGGCTACGTGCCCCCGGTGGTGCTGACGGCGATCGTAGTGCCTGCGGTGGTACTGCCCGCTGGCGACCTCTGGTTGAGCTGGCAGAATGCGCGGCTGGTGGGGGCGATCGCCTGCGTTATCCTCGCCGTCTGGCGTCAGAACCTGCTACTGACCATCGCGGGCGGTATGGCCGTATTCTGGGGCTGGAGCTGGCTGGTGAACTGA
- a CDS encoding cytochrome P450 encodes MPPGSFGLPVVGETLSFLLDREFANRRQARYGAIFKTHLLGRPTVVMMGPEANQFLLSSHMDCFSWREGWPGTFKELLGESLFLQEGEEHRRNRKLLMPAFHGPALAGYVATMQTLTDRYAQRWEALGQFTWFDELKQLTFDIASTLLLGSEPGEQSAQMSQWFADLTNGLFSPPIRWGWTPFGKAIKARDRLLEHIEQVVKERQAHPTNDALGLLVQSEDEDGNRLSLEEIKAQALLMLFAGHETTTSMLTSLVMALAQHPQVWAQARQEQMRLMETSARVALEQIRQMPYLDQVVKEVERLYPPVGGGFRGVVKPFEFNGYRVPEGWMALYRIDAAHRDRRIYTDPETFDPDRFGPKRAEHKRFDFSLVGFGGGPRVCLGLAFAQLEIKLVAAHLLRHYTWELTPAQDLTMTPIPTLRPRSGLSVVFRKR; translated from the coding sequence TTGCCTCCCGGTAGTTTTGGCCTCCCGGTGGTGGGCGAAACCCTCAGCTTTTTGCTCGATCGCGAGTTTGCCAATAGGCGCCAGGCCAGGTACGGGGCTATTTTCAAAACCCACCTGCTGGGCCGCCCCACGGTAGTAATGATGGGGCCGGAGGCCAACCAGTTTTTGCTCTCCAGCCACATGGACTGTTTCTCCTGGCGGGAGGGCTGGCCCGGCACCTTCAAAGAACTGCTGGGGGAGTCGCTGTTTTTGCAGGAGGGTGAGGAGCACCGCCGCAACCGCAAGCTGCTCATGCCCGCCTTCCACGGTCCCGCCCTGGCGGGCTATGTCGCCACTATGCAGACGCTGACCGATCGCTACGCCCAGCGGTGGGAAGCCCTGGGCCAATTCACCTGGTTCGACGAGCTGAAGCAGCTCACCTTTGATATCGCCAGCACCCTGCTGCTGGGCAGCGAACCGGGCGAGCAGAGCGCTCAGATGTCGCAGTGGTTTGCCGATCTGACCAACGGCTTGTTTTCGCCGCCGATTCGCTGGGGCTGGACGCCTTTTGGCAAGGCTATCAAGGCGCGCGATCGCCTGCTAGAGCACATTGAGCAGGTGGTCAAGGAGCGCCAGGCTCACCCCACCAACGACGCCCTGGGCCTGCTGGTGCAGAGCGAAGATGAAGACGGCAACCGCCTCAGCCTGGAGGAAATTAAGGCCCAGGCCCTGCTGATGCTGTTTGCGGGCCACGAGACCACGACCTCAATGCTGACCTCGCTGGTGATGGCCCTGGCGCAGCACCCGCAGGTGTGGGCACAGGCGCGGCAGGAGCAGATGAGGTTGATGGAAACGAGCGCTCGCGTCGCTCTGGAGCAGATCCGGCAGATGCCCTATCTGGATCAGGTGGTCAAAGAGGTGGAGCGGCTGTACCCGCCCGTGGGCGGAGGCTTTCGCGGCGTAGTCAAACCCTTTGAGTTCAACGGCTATCGGGTGCCCGAGGGCTGGATGGCGCTGTACCGAATCGATGCCGCCCACCGCGATCGCCGCATCTACACCGACCCTGAAACCTTTGACCCCGATCGCTTTGGCCCCAAGCGGGCCGAGCACAAACGCTTTGACTTCAGCCTGGTGGGCTTTGGCGGCGGTCCCCGCGTGTGCCTGGGGCTGGCCTTTGCCCAGCTCGAAATTAAGCTGGTGGCAGCCCACCTGCTGCGCCACTACACCTGGGAGCTGACCCCCGCCCAGGACCTGACCATGACCCCCATTCCAACCCTCCGGCCCAGGTCGGGCCTCAGCGTTGTCTTTAGAAAACGCTGA
- a CDS encoding YnfA family protein: MVRSLLFFVLAGLCEIGGGYLVWLALREGKSPWLAVLGVAILGIYGAVPTLQPTHFGRAYAAYGGIFIVLSIAWGWAIDQVQPDRFDLLGGWVVLLGVLVMMYAPRG; this comes from the coding sequence ATGGTGCGATCGCTGCTGTTTTTTGTGCTGGCTGGCCTATGTGAAATTGGCGGCGGCTACCTGGTCTGGCTGGCCCTGCGGGAGGGCAAAAGCCCCTGGCTAGCGGTACTGGGCGTGGCAATTTTGGGCATTTACGGAGCGGTGCCAACCCTCCAACCTACCCACTTCGGCCGCGCCTACGCGGCCTACGGCGGCATTTTTATTGTGCTGTCGATCGCGTGGGGATGGGCCATTGACCAGGTACAACCCGATCGCTTTGATCTGCTCGGCGGCTGGGTAGTGCTGCTGGGCGTGCTGGTGATGATGTACGCGCCCAGGGGTTAG
- a CDS encoding glycosyltransferase — MVERLTLGLDGALAIALVAIAAFTWKLTRSLRAAPWLQPTEAVPEASIDVIIPAFNEADNIRDCVEAVLTTVLPGGKRFEVWIADDQSTDATGQFAAELAAQHPNVHHLAVPPRPAGKVGHGKNWACAQAAPLAQGDYLLFIDADVRLSSGAIAAALAEAQSHQADLLSCAPKIICGCFAEWLVQPIMMSAIAIAYDFQAINDSTAVEDAFAAGPFMLFRREAYHQIGGHAALHDVIVEDVELARQIRRHELRLRYVLGIDLLGVRMYSSFGTLWEGWTKNYYLGTEENLPLTLLSAFTIALVFVMPWVGLLASLIALLLKPAFSWPVAMLYGLTALTLVAYGLLRWLSYRQVRVPLRYWWLSSVGGLIVVAIALTSVVKTKTGWGWTWRGRSLKVS, encoded by the coding sequence ATGGTAGAAAGGCTAACGCTGGGACTGGACGGGGCATTGGCGATCGCCCTGGTGGCGATCGCGGCTTTTACCTGGAAGCTCACCCGCTCGCTGCGGGCGGCCCCCTGGCTGCAACCGACGGAGGCTGTACCGGAGGCATCCATCGACGTGATCATTCCCGCTTTCAACGAGGCTGACAATATTCGCGACTGCGTGGAAGCGGTGCTCACGACCGTTCTGCCGGGGGGCAAACGGTTTGAGGTCTGGATTGCCGACGACCAATCCACCGATGCCACCGGCCAGTTCGCCGCCGAGCTGGCGGCCCAGCACCCCAACGTTCACCATCTGGCGGTGCCGCCGCGTCCGGCGGGGAAGGTTGGGCACGGCAAAAACTGGGCCTGTGCCCAGGCGGCACCGCTGGCCCAGGGCGACTACCTGCTGTTTATCGATGCCGATGTGCGGCTGTCGTCGGGGGCGATCGCCGCGGCCCTGGCCGAAGCCCAGTCCCACCAGGCCGATCTGCTCAGCTGTGCGCCTAAGATTATTTGCGGCTGCTTTGCCGAGTGGCTGGTGCAGCCGATTATGATGAGCGCGATCGCGATCGCCTACGACTTCCAGGCCATCAACGACTCGACGGCGGTAGAGGATGCCTTTGCCGCCGGGCCGTTTATGCTGTTTCGCCGCGAAGCCTATCACCAGATCGGGGGGCATGCCGCCCTCCACGACGTAATCGTGGAGGATGTGGAGCTGGCCCGCCAGATTCGACGGCATGAGTTGAGGCTGCGCTACGTGCTGGGCATTGATCTGCTGGGGGTGCGAATGTATTCGTCCTTTGGCACCCTGTGGGAGGGGTGGACGAAGAACTACTACCTGGGCACCGAAGAAAATTTGCCGCTGACGCTGCTGTCGGCTTTCACCATTGCCCTGGTGTTTGTGATGCCCTGGGTGGGGCTGCTGGCCAGCCTGATTGCGCTCCTGCTCAAGCCCGCATTTTCCTGGCCTGTAGCGATGCTCTACGGGCTGACGGCGTTGACGCTGGTGGCCTACGGGCTGCTCCGGTGGCTGAGCTACCGCCAGGTGCGAGTCCCCCTGCGCTACTGGTGGCTGAGCAGCGTGGGCGGCTTGATTGTGGTGGCGATCGCCCTTACCTCCGTGGTCAAGACCAAGACCGGCTGGGGCTGGACCTGGCGGGGGCGATCGCTGAAAGTGTCCTAA
- a CDS encoding carboxypeptidase-like regulatory domain-containing protein, whose protein sequence is MKRLIVALVMCLALVGFPTQASAHQVETFYTLGNQLEFQSQFSTGEPFVGATVSVFAPNNPDQPWLSTTTDDKGRFSFLPDESIPGNWEVAIEDDTLSHADYWTVPVGDKGIVYDAISLDSTEDVHYRAATAFMPLVMSIGGALLWLGFTRRRR, encoded by the coding sequence ATGAAACGGTTGATTGTTGCTTTGGTCATGTGTTTGGCCCTGGTGGGGTTCCCAACCCAGGCCAGCGCACACCAGGTCGAAACCTTTTACACCTTAGGCAATCAGCTTGAGTTTCAGTCTCAATTTAGTACTGGCGAGCCGTTTGTGGGTGCCACGGTGAGCGTTTTCGCTCCCAACAACCCCGACCAGCCCTGGCTCAGCACCACCACCGATGACAAGGGGCGGTTTTCATTTCTGCCCGACGAGTCGATCCCTGGGAATTGGGAAGTGGCGATCGAGGACGACACCCTCAGCCACGCCGACTACTGGACTGTGCCCGTGGGCGACAAGGGCATTGTCTACGACGCTATTAGCCTCGACTCCACCGAAGACGTCCACTACCGGGCCGCCACTGCCTTTATGCCGCTGGTGATGTCAATCGGTGGAGCGCTGCTCTGGTTAGGGTTTACCCGCCGCCGCCGCTAG